One window from the genome of Kryptolebias marmoratus isolate JLee-2015 linkage group LG1, ASM164957v2, whole genome shotgun sequence encodes:
- the ep400 gene encoding E1A-binding protein p400 isoform X5, producing the protein MHHGSGSQSMQRQLQKSKSVSGSEAEEQQQQPPMAVTQQQATINHPQSPVTTFSSAASPSAPQSPNYQIIMSRSPVTGQNVNITLQNVVTANQQITLTPLPIQNPASPGFQHTTSQWRFEHAPSSYIQVTSPVPQPIQPQSPTQHSPVSLQGVTRAGAPPTALGVSSPTRFVEAGMLVRQINLSNQSGGGHFVYQEGTGLAQIAPAASGQVQITSPGTPGSVRERRLSQPHSQTGGTIHHLGPQSPVATGTNLPTLGSPGHITTSNLPPQISSIIKGQLARPMIFEKTAQGVVTGVGTTTASFSIPSSIPPSSPSLTSPSQGIPNNPLAPTSMTSGSMKKQAAKKLEEVAPSTPEIAQLRKQCLEHHTKKMESLKEVFKEYLIELFFLQHLQGNMMDYLAFKKKPCVPLYTYLRQNDLDLEDDDEEEEQSEVINDEVKVVTGKDGQAVTPVAISTQLPPNVSAAFSTQQQQFQGHQGPGSGTIANPGDMDAFKRQQAMVQTGGMPPTPQAVQIAGQKQNQQQYDPSKGPPVQNAASLHTPPPQLPSRLPQGALPMAGLPMALPQQAQLVENAAQSGGQLQAQVQVQAGGSVLATVNPHAQLQTQLQQQMQQGVHIQLQPQQQSQTILQAGQATVTLARPGTDLNQPVQRIMTNSVSLTSVSPAPLSTPNSNPSPQTSSSLRPLGSNINPSTQSKLTGTNGVSAVKVGGFGQNTSMQSSQEGSQDKQVEQAKLESQVHQRISELRKEGQWSASRLPKLVEASRPKSHWDYLLEEMQWMAADFAQERRWKEATAKKLVRTCARYHQEQTKSEERAQKEKETHLRHIASTVAREVEFFWSNIEQVVEIKLQFETYEKRLKALGLQKAAVSGQAGEKVNKVEGVTSAKKRKSSLSLVDEDVSDEESTIEEQEGMEGDTDHKAELIDLAKDAEMSLDALKKQYAGAYAESFEWPQPSPRSDKDDMEDTEEMDCASSSPPQAVLIDSLLSMDQYWGADKATSDSNGKPGRDIAEVAAATELLLPKGSFRTTSSTRSPAPFLLHGVLREYQQIGVDWLVNLYKKQLNGILADETGLGKTVQTVAYMAHLAGQEGIWGPHLIIVRTCKLLSWELEFKRWCPGLKILLYLGNRKERRSKRMLWDEANSFHVCVTSYKLLMKDQSHFLKRRWKHLVLDEVQLIKNVTQKHWETIFSLRSEQRILLINTPLQNTLKELWTMIHFLLPGITRPYSDFPVKAGTDQNQDYCHKLVIRLHRMIQPFILRRSKRDVEKQLPKKYEHILKCRLSGRQKSLYEDILTQPGTQEALKTGHFVSVLQVLMRLQRVCNHPELVAPRETGSSYFCSSLQCNVPSLVLEAVENQSSKIANLSIFDLINNENKLTRYQTEEAVPKLKVTQQLIEEIYTSPDQPPRPKLCPIKPMRLFQPVQYGTKPEGRLAAIGNAAGQRPPTSSPQNSTSSSITSQSGQTRGKSPVTTAATTPTSQAIGTATQRAQATPPVSSSSSNTAASSVASSGSSGSGQHVLGAVALGQTLAGTVVGSVAPISQPGLTQVARPALAPSHAIQPSLLSQRLVLTSQAQARLPSGDVVKIAQLANIAGGQTRITQPETPVTLQFQGNKFTLSPSQLRQLTTGQPLQLQGTLGNILHIVSAPGQQIIRPQGSMVLQTMPQAVPASSASVTSGTPLPALSTAQQTLGVTTNATSSPTKHPAAHSGSQEPSEEKSQLQKERLSRLFEANEQRCSRRVLYGSDVLQACTLSPDLTAAGWRWEGRESCVRAQRTCVGTTSTLQSTLLTTEDRLEAAQSLINRLTCVVPPAVAPPPHLYAANPPVPFSLEQKSFQRRLLEASAPHSADIHRLTSSHLLSYTDLQLMQMDSGKLEALAILLKKLRSESRRVLIFTQMLKMLDILEAFLDYRQLTYMRIDESLTYDERQENMKKFNRSRQVFCSILTNRCCAAVGTMVDADTIIFFDTDLNPTMDARTQEWCDKVGRSKDIHIYRLESGNSIEEKLLKNGTNDLIREVAAQGTDYTLAFLTQRTIQDLFEVEAGSGVKVEEFVVLHQEPSASEAISPKVARPYIQALHSINLDAEPEEEEGQEKELGSKESTGESENQVGEEPALTDELNAVMEQLTPIERYALHYLEYLHISDDEAALKEKLECAKRGWEMQQLQKLKEDDEERQITEGEEDLFTYTREDAYNMEYVFDAEDGHTEIMPLWTPPTPPQDDNDIYIDSVMMLMYDTTPMPESKLPPIYIRKEHKRLKMDPSAAARKKKKGHGETVIPPRSLFEKASMLKVRRESKDQKKNFSLKQQVPFAKPLPSLVKPAMEAGQDNPEWLISEDWALLQAVKQLLELPLNLTIVSPAHTPNWDLVSDVVNSCSRIYRSPKQCRNRYENVIIPREEGKLVYEANPKKKTKSIYKSKNSRPLRTSQIYTQDDNSSQIQLYNSHFEIMKIIASKRSPPIKPVVGMNPFQKNPKHASVLAESGISYDKPLPPIQVASQRAERIAKEKKALAEQQKAQQLAQQQQAGAPQAQVAPGQAQTPAAGQAQVPQAAGVPGATTVPNAAVLTGTIKNVAGGTTIQAATVGGNVIVNTVAGVPPSPFQANKRLSSPVIPGTLSPAGTAGAQVVHAQQRAVTATAASAEVVAIAAGQSVRAVTPVTASAVVSTTLSPVQSQNRPLVPQVTPTPGMQLTQKSTAYLQMLRQQQLQQQQQQQQATSPQIKAVNKPQELIKMQKHKVPIQQQQQVAAAVAAAAAAQGQQAAVTQQTAQVQPAQAGQASPQIATVAASRPGALQNPSTVQVARLTRMPAQGQIQAQAGQTAQVTLTKPPVVSVPAVVSGVTTLPGISVPIGPAQKAGGPVLASPFPQMQVQQLIPMKKAQHPTAIQAAAAAQQKAGQPQQGQAAGQQKQVTMQAAQTAQQQKVTYTTTTQLQQVIKPQFYTTTSIAQPQKTTATQQIQVAKIPQIVQPTVANIQQIVSSPQQIQAQPQTVTLTQAATSTTAQVQMIPTGMATAQVVQQKIIQQQVVTAAPSPQIQTPPPHSPAQQAAAPSAAESPVQQAAQPAKNQARQGGVRAKTPAKPSGGSS; encoded by the exons ATGCACCATGGAAGTGGATCGCAGAGTATGCAGCGACAGCTTCAAAAATCCAAGTCTGTCAGTGGGTCAGAAGCAGaggagcaacagcagcagccacCGATGGCAGTTACACAGCAGCAAGCAACAATTAACCACCCTCAGTCTCCTGTGAccactttctcctctgctgCCAGCCCTTCAGCCCCCCAGTCCCCTAATTATCAGATAATCATGAGTCGAAGCCCGGTAACCGGCCAGAACGTGAACATCACTTTACAAAATGTGGTCACTGCTAATCAGCAGATCACTCTAACCCCTCTCCCCATTCAGAACCCAGCGTCCCCTGGCTTCCAGCACACTACGTCTCAGTGGCGGTTCGAGCATGCCCCATCCTCCTACATTCAGGTGACCTCACCTGTGCCCCAACCTATTCAGCCCCAAAGTCCCACCCAGCACAGCCCAGTCTCTCTACAAGGTGTCACGAGGGCAGGAGCACCACCAACAGCATTGGGAGTGTCGAGTCCAACTCGATTTGTCGAAGCTGGAATGTTAGTTCGACAAATCAATTTAAGCAACCAATCAGGAGGAGGGCACTTCGTTTACCAGGAGGGGACAGGACTAGCCCAGATTGCACCAGCAGCTTCTGGCCAGGTACAAATAACTTCTCCGGGAACACCAGGCTCTGTGAGAGAACGACGGCTTTCTCAGCCTCACTCTCAAACAGGAGGCACCATTCATCACCTTGGACCTCAAAGCCCTGTCGCCACTGGGACTAACCTTCCTACACTGGGCAGCCCTGGTCACATCACCACATCCAACCTACCTCCTCAGATCAGCAGTATCATTAAAGGTCAACTAGCACGCCCTATGATATTTGAAAAGACTGCACAAGGTGTGGTTACAGGAGTGGGAACCACTACAGCATCATTCAGCATACCCTCCTCCATTCCACCTTCTAGCCCATCTCTTACTAGCCCATCCCAAGGCATCCCCAACAATCCTCTCGCACCAACCAGCATGACTTCAGGCAGTATGAAGAAGCAAGCTGCCAAGAAGTTAGAGGAAGTTGCTCCTTCTACTCCAGAAATTGCCCAGCTTAGAAAACAGTGCTTGGAGCATCACACCAAGAAGATGGAGAGCTTGAAAGAAGTGTTCAAGGAATACCTGATTGaacttttctttctgcaacACCTTCAAGGGAACATGATGGACTATCTGGCATTTAAGAAGAAGCCTTGTGTTCCCTTGTATACTTACTTAAGACAGAATGACTTGGATCTTGAAGATGAcgatgaagaagaagaacagtCGGAGGTCATTAATGACGAG gtaaagGTTGTTACTGGAAAAGACGGCCAGGCAGTGACACCAGTTGCCATATCAACACAGCTTCCTCCcaatgtttctgcagctttctctactcagcagcagcagtttcag GGACACCAAGGACCTGGTTCAGGCACTATTGCAAACCCTGGAGACATGGATGCTTTTAAGAGGCAACAGGCTATGGTGCAAACAG GTGGTATGCCACCTACTCCTCAAGCGGTCCAGATTGCAGGGCAGAAGCAGAACCAGCAACAGTACGACCCATCTAAAGGACCGCCTGTGCAGAACGCTGCCAGCCTgcacacccccccaccccagcTACCCAGCCGGTTGCCTCAAGGTGCCCTCCCTATGGCCGGCCTACCTATGGCACTCCCTCAGCAGGCTCAGTTAGTGGAGAATGCAGCTCAGTCTGGTGGGCAGCTCCAGGCACAAGTGCAAGTGCAGGCAGGCGGGTCTGTCCTGGCCACGGTGAACCCCCACGCACAGCTCCAGACCCAACTACAGCAGCAGATGCAGCAGGGTGTTCACATCCAGCTGCAGCCCCAACAACAGTCCCAGACTATTCTACAGGCAGGACAAGCG ACGGTGACACTGGCTCGGCCTGGTACAGATCTAAACCAGCCGGTTCAGAGGATCATGACCAACTCGGTGTCATTAACATCCGTGTCTCCTGCTCCCCTGTCCACTCCAAACTCCAATCCATCTCCCCAAACATCAAGTTCTCTCCGTCCTCTCGGCTCTAACATCAACCCGAGCACACAGTCCAAACTAACGGGAACCAACGGGGTATCTGCCGTCAAAGTGGGCGGCTTTGGTCAAAATACCAGCATGCAGTCCTCGCAAGAAGGTTCTCAAGATAAACAAGTGGAGCAGGCTAAACTG GAAAGTCAGGTGCATCAACGTATCTCCGAGCTGAGGAAGGAGGGTCAGTGGTCAGCCAGCAGACTGCCCAAGCTCGTGGAGGCTTCTCGCCCAAAGTCCCACTGGGACTACCTGCTGGAGGAGATGCAGTGGATGGCAGCGGACTTCGCTCAGgagagaagatggaaggagGCTACCGCTAAGAAG CTTGTTCGCACATGTGCGCGTTACCATCAGGAGCAGACCAAAAGTGAAGAAAGagcacagaaagaaaaggaaactcaTCTCCGCCACATCGCCAGCACAGTTGCCCGAGAGGTGGAAttcttttggtcaaacattgagCAG GTTGTGGAAATCAAACTCCAGTTTGAAACGTATGAGAAGAGACTCAAAGCACTTGGTTTACAAAAAGCCGCAG TGTCTGGACAGGCAGGAGAAAAAGTCAATAAAGTG gaggGAGTCACctctgctaaaaaaagaaaatcaagtttGTCCTTGGTTGATGAAGATG TCTCAGATGAGGAGAGCACCATAGAGGAACAGGAAGGCATGGAGGGGGATACAGACCACAAAGCAGAATTGATTGACCTCGCCAAAGATG CTGAGATGTCTCTGGATGCGTTGAAGAAACAGTATGCTGGAGCTTATGCTGAAAGTTTCGAGTGGCCTCAGCCAAGTCCTCGTAGTGACAAGGATGACATGGAGGACACCGAAG AAATGGATTGTGCTTCGAGCAGTCCACCTCAAGCTGTGTTAATTGACTCCCTGCTTAGTATGGACCAGTATTGGGGTGCGGATAAAGCCACATCTGACTCAAACGGGAAGCCGGGCAGAGACATCGCGGAAGTGGCAGCTGCCACAGAACTCCTCTTGCCTAAAGGCAGCTTCAGAACCACATCATCA acTCGCAGCCCAGCACCTTTTCTACTGCATGGAGTGCTGCGAGAATATCAGCAAATTGGTGTGGACTGGCTGGTAAACCTATACAAGAAACAGCTCAACGGCATCTTAGCTGATGAAACGGGACTTGGCAAAACCGTACAGACAGTAGCTTACATGGCCCACTTAGCAGGACAAGAGG GCATCTGGGGTCCTCATCTTATTATAGTAAGAACATGTAAGCTGCTGAGCTGGGAGCTGGAGTTCAAGCGCTGGTGTCCCGGCCTTAAGATTCTCCTGTACCTGGGCAACAGAAAGGAGCGCAGATCTAAGAGAATG CTGTGGGACGAAGCCAACAGCTTCCATGTATGCGTCACATCGTACAAGCTCCTAATGAAAGATCAGAGCCATTTTCTAAAGAGAAGATGGAAGCATCTGGTTCTGGACGAGGTCCAGCTGATCAAAAACGTCACGCAGAAACACTGGGAAACCATTTTTTCTCTCAGAAG TGAGCAGAGGATTCTCCTTATCAACACTCCCCTCCAAAATACGCTCAAAGAGCTGTGGACCATGATCCACTTCCTGTTGCCAGGAATCACCAGGCCGTACTCTGACTTCCCTGTTAAAGCGGGCacagaccagaaccaggattaCTGCCACAAGCTAGTCATCCGTCTGCACAGG ATGATCCAGCCATTCATCTTGAGGCGCTCCAAAAGAGACGTGGAGAAACAGCTTCCCAAGAAGTATGAACACATCCTGAAGTGCCGTCTGTCCGGCAGACAGAAAAGCCTTTATGAGGATATCCTTACTCAGCCAGG GACTCAGGAGGCTCTGAAGACGGGTCATTTTGTCAGCGTGCTCCAGGTTTTGATGCGGCTGCAGCGAGTGTGTAACCACCCCGAGCTGGTGGCTCCCAGAGAGACCGGCAGCTCTTATTTCTGTTCTTCTCTTCAATGCAACGTTCCATCGTTGGTTCTGGAAGCTGTTGAGAATCAGTCAAGCAAG ATTGCAAACCTGTCCATATTTGATCTGATCAATAATGAGAACAAACTGACTCGGTATCAGACTGAAGAGGCCGTACCCAAACTAAAGGTCACTCAGCAGCTCATAGAGGAAATCTACACGAGCCCAGACCAGCCACCAAGACCCAAACTGTGTCCTATAAAACCCATGAG ATTGTTCCAGCCAGTTCAGTATGGCACGAAGCCAGAAGGTCGCTTAGCTGCCATTGGAAATGCAGCGGGTCAGCGTCCTCCAACGAGCTCTCCCCAAAACAGTACCTCATCTTCCATCACCAGTCAGTCAGGCCAAACCAGGGGCAAGTCCCCTGTCACGACCGCAGCAACTACGCCCACTTCTCAAG CCATTGGAACAGCTACTCAGAGAGCCCAGGCTACTCCtcctgtcagcagcagcagcagcaacactgCAGCTTCCTCCGTAGCATCCTCTGGGAGCAGTGGCAGTGGGCAGCATGTGTTGGGGGCCGTGGCCTTGGGTCAGACCTTAGCTGGAACAGTTGTGGGCTCTGTGGCTCCAATCAGCCAGCCTGGTTTAACACAGGTCGCCAGGCCAGCTTTGGCCCCCAGCCATGCCATCCAGCCCAGCTTATTGTCCCAGAGGTTGGTTCTTACATCTCAGGCCCAGGCACGGTTGCCTA GTGGAGATGTGGTGAAGATCGCCCAGCTGGCCAACATAGCAGGCGGTCAGACTCGTATCACGCAGCCGGAGACTCCGGTCACGCTGCAGTTTCAGGGGAACAAGTTCACGCTGTCCCCCAGCCAGCTCCGACAGCTCACCACCGGACAGCCCTTGCAGCTTCAAGGTACACTCG GCAACATCCTGCATATTGTGTCGGCTCCGGGGCAGCAGATCATAAGGCCACAGGGATCCATGGTTTTGCAAACAATGCCTCAAGCTGTTCCTGCTTCCAGTGCTTCAGTAACATCTGGCACACCGCTTCCTGCTCTTTCAACAGCTCAGCAAA CACTGGGTGTCACTACAAATGCCACATCATCCCCCACCAAGCATCCTGCAGCTCACAGTGGTTCTCAG GAGCCTTCAGAAGAAAAGTCTCAGCTGCAGAAGGAGCGCCTGAGCCGCCTGTTTGAAGCGAACGAGCAGCGCTGCAGCCGCAGAGTGTTGTATGGGTCAGACGTGCTGCAGGCATGCACTCTGAGCCCGGATCTGACCGCTGCAGGCTGGAGGTGGGAGGGCAGGGAGAGCtgtgttagagctcagagaacATGTGTAGGTACAACTTCTACACTGCAGTCCACTCTGCTTACCACGGAGGACCGCCTGGAGGCTGCCCAAAGTCTGATCAACAG GCTGACGTGTGTGGTGCCTCCAGCTGTAGCTCCGCCCCCTCACCTGTATGCAGCCAATCCACCTGTTCCCTTCAGCCTCGAACAGAAGTCCTTTCAGCGGCGACTGCTGGAGGCCTCGGCCCCCCACAGTGCAGACATCCACCGTTTAACATCCAGTCATCTCTTGAGTTATACTGACCTACAGTTAATGCAGATGGACTCAG GTAAACTGGAAGCTCTTGCTATTCTACTGAAGAAGCTCAGATCAGAGAGCAGGCGTGTCCTCATCTTCACTCAGATGTTGAAGATGCTGGACATCTTGGAGGCCTTCCTGGATTACAGGCAGCTCACTTATATGCGCATCGATGAAAGCCTCACTTATGACGAAAGACAG GAAAACATGAAGAAGTTCAACAGGAGCAGGCAGGTGTTCTGCAGCATCCTGACCAACCGCTGCTGCGCTGCGGTTGGGACCATGGTCGACGCGGACACCATCATCTTCTTTGACACAGACCTCAACCCAACCATGGACGCCCGCACCCAGGAGTGGTGTGACAAAGTCGGCCGATCCAAGGACATTCACATATACAG ATTGGAGAGTGGGAATTCTATTGAAgagaaattgttaaaaaatggaACCAACGACCTGATAAGGGAGGTGGCTGCTCAGGGTACCGACTACACCTTGGCTTTCCTCACACAG CGGACGATCCAAGATCTGTTTGAAGTAGAGGCGGGTTCAGGCGTGAAGGTGGAGGAGTTTGTGGTACTTCACCAGGAGCCGTCGGCCTCAGAAGCCATTTCTCCCAAAGTAGCGAGACCCTACATCCAGGCTCTCCACAGCATCAACCTGGATGCTGAACCGGAGGAGGAAGAAGGGCAAGAGAAAGAGCTGGGAAGCAAAGAGTCAACAGGGGAGTCAGAGAACCAAGTTGGAGAAGAGCCTGCTCTGACAGATGAGCTGAACGCAGTCATGGAACAG CTGACTCCTATCGAAAGATATGCCCTGCATTATCTGGAGTACCTTCACATCAGTGATGATGAAGCTGCACTCAAg gagaAGTTGGAGTGTGCTAAGAGAGGCTGGGagatgcagcagctgcagaagctgaaggaggacGATGAAGAGCGCCAGATaacagagggagaagaagatCTATTCACCTATACCAGAGAGGACGCTTACAATATG GAGTACGTATTTGATGCGGAGGACGGTCACACAGAAATAATGCCG CTTTGGACTCCTCCCACGCCGCCGCAGGATGACAACGATATTTACATCGATTCTGTGATGATGTTGATGTATGACACCACACCCATGCCAGAGTCCAAACTGCCTCCGATCTACATCCGCAAGGAGCACAAGAGACTCAAGATGGACCCCTCAG CTGCAgccagaaagaagaagaagggccACGGGGAGACGGTCATACCTCCACGCTCTCTTTTTGAAAAGGCCAGCATGCTCAAAGTTCGCCGCGAGAGCAAAGACCAGAAAAAGAACTTTTCCCTCAAGCAGCAGGTACCTTTTGCCAAACCCCTGCCCTCGCTGGTTAAACCCGCCATGGAGGCTGGCCAGGACAACCCAGAGTGGCTCATCAGTGAGGACTGGGCTCTGCTTCAG GCTgtgaaacagctgctggagttgCCCCTGAACCTGACGATCGTGTCTCCTGCTCACACACCTAACTGGGATCTGGTGAGTGACGTGGTGAACTCCTGCAGCCGCATCTACCGCTCACCCAAACAGTGTCGCAACCGCTATGAGAACGTCATCATTCCCAGAGAAGAGGGGAAG TTGGTGTACGAGGCCAACCCTAAGAAGAAAACCAAGAGCATATACAAG TCTAAGAACAGTCGTCCGTTGAGGACCAGCCAGATCTACACACAGGATGACAATTCCTCTCAAATTCAGCTATACAACAGTCACTTTGAAATCATGAAAATTATTGCCAGCAAGAGGAGCCCACCAATCAAACCAGT GGTCGGTATGAATCCATTTCAGAAGAATCCCAAACATGCCTCGGTCTTGGCAGAAAG TGGGATCAGCTACGACAAACCCCTGCCGCCCATTCAGGTGGCCTCTCAGCGCGCTGAAAGGATTGCCAAAGAGAAAAAG gccCTTGCGGAGCAGCAGAAGGCCCAGCAGTtggcccagcagcagcaggccgGAGCTCCTCAGGCCCAGGTCGCACCTGGTCAGGCCCAGACTCCGGCTGCTGGCCAAGCTCAGGTCCCTCAGGCTGCAGGAGTGCCTGGAGCCACTACTGTGCCCAATGCTGCAGTACTG actgGAACAATTAAAAATGTCGCTGGAGGCACAACCATTCAGGCTG CCACTGTAGGAGGGAATGTGATTGTGAACACAGTAGCTGGAGTTCCCCCAAGTCCCTTCCAGGCCAATAAACGCCTTTCGTCTCCAGTCATACCAGGCACCCTGTCT CCTGCAGGCACAGCTGGAGCCCAGGTGGTGCACGCACAGCAGAGGGCTGTTACTGCTACTGCTGCTTCCGCTGAAGTGGTCGCGATAGCTGCAGGCCAGAGCGTCCGAGCCGTGACCCCGGTGACCGCGTCTGCCGTCGTCTCTACAACTCTGAGCCCAGTGCAGTCACAGAACCGCCCCCTGGTTCCTCAAGTCACGCCAA cccCAGGCATGCAGTTAACACAGAAGTCTACCGCGTACCTGCAGATGCTccgtcagcagcagctgcagcagcaacagcagcagcagcaggctaCTTCGCCTCAGATCAAAGCTGTAAACAAACCTCAG GAGTtgataaaaatgcagaaacacaaGGTGCcaatccagcagcagcagcaggtggctgcagcagtggcagcagcagcagcagcccagGGACAGCAAGCCGCAGTGACCCAGCAGACGGCCCAGGTGCAGCCCGCTCAGGCCGGCCAAGCCAGCCCACAGATAGCAACCGTGGCAGCGTCCAGACCTGGAGCTCTACAGAACCCAAGCACCGTGCAGGTGGCCAGACTG ACTCGAATGCCAGCTCAGGGTCAGATCCAGGCCCAGGCAGGACAGACGGCTCAGGTGACCCTCACTAAGCCTCCTGTGGTGTCCGTGCCAGCTGTGGTGTCTGGAGTCACTACACTGCCAGGAATCAGTGTGCCCATCGGACCGGCACAGAAAGCTG GTGGCCCCGTGCTGGCGTCGCCTTTCCCCCAGATGCAGGTGCAGCAGCTGATTCCGATGAAGAAAGCGCAACACCCGACGGCCATTCAGGCGGCAGCTGCAGCCCAGCAGAAAGCAGGGCAGCCGCAGCAGGGACAGGCCGCTGGACAGCAGAAG CAGGTCACGATGCAGGCAGCGCAGACAGCCCAGCAGCAGAAGGTGACctacaccaccaccacccaacTCCAACAAGTAATCAAGCCCCAGTTCTACACTACGACCTCCATCGCTCAGCCTCAAAAAACCACTGCAACGCAACAAATCCAG GTGGCTAAAATCCCTCAAATCGTGCAGCCGACTGTGGCCAACATTCAGCAGATTGTGTCTTCTCCTCAGCAG ATCCAGGCCCAGCCCCAGACTGTGACTCTGACCCAGGCAGCCACGTCAACCACGGCTCAGGTGCAGATGATTCCCACGGGGATGGCCACAGCCCAGGTGGTGCAGCAGAAGATCATCCAGCAGCAGGTGGTGACAGCGGCCCCCTCCCCCCAGATCCAGACCCCGCCTCCGCACAGCCCCGCTCAGCAGGCCGCGGCCCCCTCTGCCGCAGAGTCGCCGGTACAGCAGGCCGCTCAGCCCGCCAAGAACCAGGCTCGCCAAGGGGGCGTCAGGGCGAAAACGCCTGCCAAGCCCAGTGGGGGGAGCAGCTAG